The following nucleotide sequence is from Halomonas chromatireducens.
AGGGCTTCATGAACGGCCACCACCGGCAGGTACTCATCGCGGACCTTGAGTACGACGTCGTCGCCCGCCATGGCATAGAGATCCTCCTTGGCTGGCTGCAGTGACTCGAGCACCGCCGATAGCGGGAGGATGAACATCTCGCCACCCACCTTGATCGACATGCCGTCGAGGATCGCCAAGGTCAGCGGCAACACGATACGAATTCGCGTGCCCTCACCGGCCTTGGACATGATCTCGACGTGGCCGCCCATGCCCTGAATGTTGCGCTTTACCACATCCATGCCCACACCGCGGCCGGAAACGTCAGTGACCGCCTTGGCAGTCGAGAAGCCTGGCGCAAAGATCAACTGCCAGACTTCGTCATCGCTCATGGAGTCCGAGACGGGCAGACCGTTCTCACGCGCCTTGGCCAGCAGTCGGTCGCGATTCAGGCCGGCGCCGTCATCGATCACCTCAATGAGAATGTTCCCGCCCTGATGCTGAGCCGAGAGGGTAAGTCGACCGGTACGGGGCTTGCCCGCGGCCACACGATCCTCCGGCATCTCGATACCATGATCGAGGCTGTTTCGGACCAGGTGCGTCAGCGGATCGATGATCCGCTCGGTCAGGCTCTTGTCCAGCTCGGTGGACTCGCCTTCGGTGACCAGTTCGATCTCCTTGCCCAGCTTGCCGGCTGTCTCGCGAACAACCCTCGGGAAGCGGCTGAAAACGAAATCCATGGGAATCATGCGAATCGACATCACCGATTCCTGAAGATCCCTGGCGTTGCGCTGCAGCAGGCTCATGCCATTGAGCAGGGCACTATCGGCAACGGCATCCATGTCGCTGACCGTCTGGTCGAGCATCGACTGGGTAATGATCAGCTCACCGACCAGATTGATGATCTGGTCGACCTTGTCGACGGAAACGCGGATGGAAGAGGTCTCGGGGCCCTTGGCCTTGGGCTTGCTGGCTTTCGCTGGCGCCTTGGCGGCCGGCTTGGGCGTGGGTTCCGCCTTGGGGGCGGCCTCAGCCGGGACCGCCGCCGCGCCTGCCTTTTCCTTATTCACCACGGGGGAGGCGGCCCCGCCATCCGTGGTGATCTGCAACTGATCGGCGTCGACGATGAAGCACATCACCGCCTCGATATCGTCATTGCTGACCGAGGAAGCCAGAACGACCTCGTAGCGGACTTCGTCACCCTGCTGGGAGACCACGTCGCCCAGTTGCCCCAACTCCTCGACGAGAAGCTGGCGATCCTTTTCTCCCACGTTCAGCAACGTGATGACCCGCTGCCCCTCTTCAGCAGAGACACGGGAATCGGCCGGAACATCCGGCTGAGCGGCATCGACAGGCCTGATCTGAAACTGTTCGGCATCGATGATGAAACACATGACGGCTTCGATATCGTCGTCACTGTCGGTGGAGGCGAGTACCACCTCGTAGCGCTGCTCATCACCCTGATGGGAGACCACCTTGCCCAGCTGTCCCAGTTCCTCGACCAGCAGTTGACGATCTTTCTCCCCCACATTGAGCAGGGTCACGATGCGTTGCCCGGCACCGGCGGCAGGCTCCGCTTCAGGTGCAGAGGTTGGCGTGGCGGCGGGCTCGAGCTCGGCTTTCACGGCCGGTGCCGCCGCCCCCCCTTCATCCAGGTCCTGTCCGATCTCCTCGAGTGCCAGCTGCTGCAGGATCTGGCAAATGCGCTCGAAGGCCTCCTGATCGGGTTCGTCGCCATTACGGTAGGCGTCTAGCTGATCACTGAGCATGTCCTTGGTTTCCAGAAAGGTATCGACGATATCCCGGCGCAGGGTGAGCTCTCCCTTGCGGGTATGATCGAGCAGGTTCTCGAACAGATGGGTCGTCTTCTGCAACGCATCGAAGCCGAAGGTACCCGCCCCCCCCTTGATCGAATGAGCGGCACGAAAGATGGCATTGAGCTCTTCGGTATCCGGCTCGTCCACGTCAAGCTCCAGGAGGTAGCGTTCCATGTCGGCCAACAGCTCTTCGGCTTCTTCGAAGAAAGTGTCATAGAAATCCGTGATATCCATGCGCATTACCACCTGGTGTCAGAATGTGTTCCAAGCCCCGCTCACTCCGGATTGAGCGAACGGCGCAGGCTTTCCGTAAATTGTTCCACTGGTGCCAGCTCCACCTCGCCTTCCAGACGCGAGCTCATGGGGCTGGGTACGCCAGGGCCATTGAGGACACTGGGCCGCCGAATGTACTCCGCCACTTCGGGCAACAGGACCAGCAGCTCTATCCGTCGATTGTCAGCGTCAAACGGGTCGGTATCCGGCAGC
It contains:
- a CDS encoding chemotaxis protein CheW encodes the protein MDITDFYDTFFEEAEELLADMERYLLELDVDEPDTEELNAIFRAAHSIKGGAGTFGFDALQKTTHLFENLLDHTRKGELTLRRDIVDTFLETKDMLSDQLDAYRNGDEPDQEAFERICQILQQLALEEIGQDLDEGGAAAPAVKAELEPAATPTSAPEAEPAAGAGQRIVTLLNVGEKDRQLLVEELGQLGKVVSHQGDEQRYEVVLASTDSDDDIEAVMCFIIDAEQFQIRPVDAAQPDVPADSRVSAEEGQRVITLLNVGEKDRQLLVEELGQLGDVVSQQGDEVRYEVVLASSVSNDDIEAVMCFIVDADQLQITTDGGAASPVVNKEKAGAAAVPAEAAPKAEPTPKPAAKAPAKASKPKAKGPETSSIRVSVDKVDQIINLVGELIITQSMLDQTVSDMDAVADSALLNGMSLLQRNARDLQESVMSIRMIPMDFVFSRFPRVVRETAGKLGKEIELVTEGESTELDKSLTERIIDPLTHLVRNSLDHGIEMPEDRVAAGKPRTGRLTLSAQHQGGNILIEVIDDGAGLNRDRLLAKARENGLPVSDSMSDDEVWQLIFAPGFSTAKAVTDVSGRGVGMDVVKRNIQGMGGHVEIMSKAGEGTRIRIVLPLTLAILDGMSIKVGGEMFILPLSAVLESLQPAKEDLYAMAGDDVVLKVRDEYLPVVAVHEALDVPDAKTKLTETIAVIVQGEGRRYALLVDDLVGQQQVVVKNLETNYRKVPGVSAATILGDGSVALILDITGLHRLSRAKKEVRRPERTYQSLEALTDKELETSS